The following are encoded together in the Erwinia sp. E602 genome:
- the yajL gene encoding protein deglycase YajL, translating into MTANVSVLVCLAPGSEETEAVTTIDLLVRAGINVVTASVTSDGSREIVCSRGVRLLADATLVTVADDEFAAIVLPGGLKGAENFRDSPLLIETVRQFHLSGRIVAAICAAPGTVLIPHDLFPVGNMTGFPGLKETIPEGKWMDRRVVWDRRVNLLTSQAPGTTIDFALKLIDLLVGSEKAREVGEQLVLAAGIFDYREAF; encoded by the coding sequence ATGACCGCGAACGTATCGGTTCTGGTTTGCCTGGCGCCTGGCAGTGAAGAGACGGAGGCCGTCACCACCATCGATCTGCTGGTGCGCGCCGGCATCAACGTGGTCACCGCCAGCGTCACCAGCGACGGTAGCCGGGAAATCGTCTGCTCCCGCGGCGTGCGGCTGCTGGCCGATGCCACGCTGGTGACGGTGGCGGACGATGAGTTCGCGGCCATTGTGCTCCCCGGCGGGCTAAAGGGCGCGGAAAATTTCCGCGACAGCCCGCTGCTGATCGAGACCGTCCGTCAGTTTCACCTTTCCGGACGCATCGTCGCCGCGATCTGCGCCGCTCCCGGTACCGTGCTGATCCCACACGATCTGTTCCCGGTGGGCAATATGACCGGTTTTCCTGGCCTGAAAGAGACCATTCCGGAGGGTAAATGGATGGATCGACGCGTGGTGTGGGATCGCCGGGTTAATCTGCTGACCAGCCAGGCACCGGGCACGACGATTGATTTTGCGCTGAAGCTGATCGACCTGCTGGTGGGCAGTGAAAAAGCCCGCGAAGTCGGCGAACAGCTGGTGCTGGCCGCCGGTATTTTCGACTATCGCGAGGCTTTTTAA
- the panE gene encoding 2-dehydropantoate 2-reductase: MKITVLGCGALGQLWLAALDRQGHEVQGWLRVPQPYCSVNVIEPDGTTINKTFIANDPAFLAGSDLLLVTLKAFQVSEAVKNLQSVLPEQAPVLLLHNGMGTLAELKSLPQPLLRGVTTHAARRDGTVIVHVACGITHIGPISPAAVAMSELAEILHAALPDVAWHNNVASAAWHKLAVNCVINPLTVFYDCTNGELAQYPQEIAALSNEVAAVMEREGQHVSREWLIDYVMEVIRTTSGNVSSMLQDIRALRRTEIDYINGYVIRRARAQGLATPENNRLYEYIKRKEQDYDRERIGSGLPGAWQ; the protein is encoded by the coding sequence ATGAAAATTACCGTACTTGGATGCGGTGCTTTAGGGCAGCTGTGGCTGGCCGCTCTTGACCGCCAGGGCCATGAAGTGCAGGGCTGGCTGCGCGTGCCGCAGCCTTACTGTTCGGTAAACGTGATCGAGCCTGACGGAACCACGATCAACAAAACCTTTATCGCCAACGATCCGGCCTTTCTCGCCGGCAGCGATCTGCTGCTGGTAACGCTGAAGGCGTTTCAGGTCTCCGAGGCGGTAAAAAACCTGCAGTCGGTGCTGCCGGAGCAGGCGCCGGTGTTGCTGCTGCATAACGGCATGGGTACGCTGGCTGAGCTCAAGTCGCTGCCGCAGCCGCTGCTGCGCGGCGTCACCACCCATGCCGCGCGGCGTGACGGCACGGTGATCGTCCACGTCGCCTGCGGTATTACCCACATTGGCCCGATATCGCCGGCGGCAGTGGCGATGAGCGAGCTGGCGGAAATCCTGCACGCCGCGCTGCCTGACGTGGCCTGGCATAACAACGTCGCCTCAGCCGCCTGGCACAAGCTGGCGGTAAACTGTGTGATCAACCCGCTGACGGTATTTTACGACTGTACTAACGGCGAGCTGGCGCAATACCCGCAGGAGATTGCCGCCCTCAGTAACGAAGTCGCTGCCGTGATGGAGCGCGAAGGGCAACACGTGTCGCGGGAGTGGCTGATTGATTATGTCATGGAGGTGATCCGTACCACCTCCGGCAACGTCTCTTCGATGCTGCAGGATATCCGCGCCCTGCGCCGCACTGAAATCGACTATATCAACGGCTATGTGATTCGCCGCGCCCGCGCCCAGGGCCTGGCCACGCCGGAAAATAACCGTCTTTACGAATACATTAAAAGAAAGGAACAAGATTATGACCGCGAACGTATCGGTTCTGGTTTGCCTGGCGCCTGGCAGTGA
- a CDS encoding cytochrome o ubiquinol oxidase subunit III, which translates to MSTETLTKHHDAHGDHGHHDAGANKVFGFWIYLMSDCIIFATLFATYGVMVNNVAGGPAGKDIFELPFVLVETALLLLSSITYGFAVINMNNEKKGAVLGWLALTFLFGLGFIGMEIYEFHKLIEEGFGPDRSGFLSAFFTLVGTHGLHVTSGLIWMMVLMYQVSKRGLTSTNRTRIMCLSLFWHFLDVVWICVFTIVYLMGVM; encoded by the coding sequence ATGTCAACTGAAACTCTGACTAAACACCACGACGCCCATGGGGACCATGGGCATCACGATGCAGGAGCCAACAAAGTCTTTGGCTTCTGGATCTACCTGATGAGCGACTGCATCATCTTCGCCACGCTGTTTGCTACCTATGGTGTAATGGTAAACAACGTCGCTGGCGGCCCGGCAGGGAAAGATATCTTTGAACTGCCGTTTGTACTGGTTGAAACCGCCCTGCTTCTGTTGAGCTCCATTACCTATGGTTTTGCAGTCATCAACATGAACAACGAGAAGAAAGGCGCGGTGCTGGGCTGGCTGGCGCTGACCTTCCTGTTTGGTCTGGGCTTTATCGGCATGGAAATCTATGAGTTCCATAAGCTGATTGAAGAGGGCTTCGGTCCTGACCGCAGTGGCTTCCTGTCAGCATTCTTCACGCTGGTTGGTACTCACGGTCTGCACGTAACCTCGGGTCTGATCTGGATGATGGTACTGATGTATCAGGTGTCTAAGCGTGGCCTGACCTCAACCAACCGTACCCGTATCATGTGCCTGAGCCTGTTCTGGCACTTCCTGGATGTGGTGTGGATCTGCGTATTCACCATTGTTTACCTGATGGGGGTGATGTAA
- the cyoE gene encoding heme o synthase has product MIKQYLQVTKPGIIFGNLISVIGGFLLASKGSIDYSLFLFTLVGVSLVVASGCVYNNFIDRDIDKKMERTKNRVLVKGLISPKLSLVYATVLGIAGFAMLYFGANPLAMWLAVMGFVVYVGVYSLYMKRNSVYGTLIGSLSGAAPPVIGYCAVTNQFDAGALILLAIFSLWQMPHSYAIAIFRFKDYQAANIPVLPVVKGISVAKNHITLYILAFMIATLMLTLGGYAGYKYLVVAAAVSVWWLGMALSGYKTSNDRVWARKLFVFSIVAITALSVMMSVDFMTPASKDLLTYVW; this is encoded by the coding sequence ATGATTAAGCAATACCTGCAAGTAACAAAACCAGGAATTATTTTCGGAAATTTAATTTCTGTTATCGGGGGATTCCTGCTGGCTTCGAAAGGCAGCATTGATTACTCCCTGTTTCTCTTCACCTTAGTCGGCGTCTCGCTGGTGGTCGCGTCAGGTTGTGTTTACAACAACTTTATCGACCGTGACATCGACAAAAAGATGGAGAGAACCAAGAATCGGGTGCTGGTTAAAGGCCTCATCTCTCCGAAATTAAGCCTGGTTTATGCAACCGTACTGGGTATTGCTGGCTTCGCGATGCTGTATTTCGGAGCAAACCCGCTGGCTATGTGGCTGGCGGTGATGGGCTTCGTGGTTTATGTCGGCGTTTACAGCCTGTACATGAAGCGCAACTCCGTCTACGGCACCCTGATCGGCAGCCTGTCTGGCGCTGCACCGCCGGTGATCGGTTACTGTGCGGTGACCAACCAGTTCGATGCCGGCGCGCTGATCCTGCTGGCGATCTTTAGCCTGTGGCAGATGCCGCACTCGTACGCGATTGCTATCTTCCGCTTTAAGGATTACCAGGCTGCCAACATTCCGGTTCTGCCGGTAGTGAAAGGTATCTCTGTCGCCAAAAATCATATTACGCTCTATATCCTGGCGTTTATGATCGCCACCCTGATGCTGACCCTTGGCGGCTACGCCGGGTACAAGTATCTGGTGGTTGCGGCAGCGGTAAGTGTCTGGTGGCTGGGCATGGCACTGTCAGGTTACAAGACCTCAAACGATCGCGTTTGGGCACGTAAGCTGTTTGTGTTCTCAATCGTGGCAATCACCGCGCTCAGCGTGATGATGTCGGTCGACTTTATGACCCCGGCCTCGAAAGACCTGCTGACTTACGTCTGGTAA
- a CDS encoding cytochrome o ubiquinol oxidase subunit IV, which yields MSHSATEHGASHGSVKSYMIGFVLSIILTGIPFWMVMDGGASKATILAVVLICAVVQVFVHLKYFLHLDSKSEGGWNMVAIVFAAIIILIVVVGSLWIMWNLNYNMMAH from the coding sequence ATGAGCCATTCTGCAACCGAGCATGGTGCATCTCACGGCAGCGTGAAGTCATACATGATCGGCTTTGTGCTGTCGATCATTCTGACCGGTATCCCCTTCTGGATGGTGATGGACGGTGGCGCTTCTAAAGCCACTATCCTGGCAGTGGTGCTGATCTGTGCAGTGGTTCAGGTGTTTGTTCACCTGAAGTACTTCCTGCACCTGGACAGCAAGTCAGAAGGTGGCTGGAACATGGTCGCTATCGTCTTTGCTGCAATTATCATCCTGATTGTTGTTGTTGGCTCGCTATGGATCATGTGGAACCTCAACTACAATATGATGGCCCACTAA
- the cyoA gene encoding cytochrome o ubiquinol oxidase subunit II, with protein sequence MRLSKYNKSLGIFSLIAGTILLSGCDSALLNPKGQVALEQRSLILTAFGLMMIVVIPAVLMAVVFAWKYRASNTNAKYSPNWSHSNKVEAVVWTVPILIIVFLGILTWKSTHALEPSKPLVHDAKPIEIEVVSLDWKWLFIYPEQGIATVNQIAFPANRPVSFKITSNTVMNSFFIPTLGSQIYAMAGMQTKLHLIANEPGTFDGISSNFSGRGFSGMKFKAIATPDEATFDQWVAKVKQSPDALASMDDFKKVAAPSENNPVAYYSSVKPGLFSDVIGQFMTSHGGSMDMSHGEGHEGMDMSNSAHAGAEE encoded by the coding sequence ATGAGACTCAGTAAATACAATAAAAGTTTGGGGATTTTCTCGTTAATCGCAGGCACTATTTTACTTAGTGGCTGCGATAGCGCGTTGTTAAATCCCAAAGGACAGGTTGCACTGGAGCAGCGTTCATTGATTCTGACAGCCTTTGGCTTGATGATGATCGTCGTGATCCCCGCAGTCCTGATGGCCGTTGTGTTCGCCTGGAAATATCGGGCTTCTAACACTAACGCCAAATACAGCCCGAACTGGTCACACTCGAATAAAGTTGAAGCCGTGGTCTGGACTGTTCCAATCTTAATCATTGTTTTCCTTGGAATTTTGACGTGGAAATCAACCCACGCTCTGGAACCAAGCAAGCCGCTGGTGCACGATGCCAAGCCGATCGAGATTGAAGTAGTGTCGCTTGACTGGAAATGGCTGTTCATTTACCCGGAACAGGGTATTGCGACCGTCAACCAGATTGCTTTCCCGGCTAACCGCCCGGTGAGCTTCAAGATTACCTCGAACACCGTGATGAACTCCTTCTTCATTCCAACCCTCGGTAGCCAGATTTACGCTATGGCGGGTATGCAGACTAAACTGCATCTGATTGCGAATGAACCTGGCACCTTTGACGGTATCTCCTCAAACTTCAGTGGTCGTGGCTTCTCTGGTATGAAGTTCAAAGCGATTGCAACGCCTGACGAAGCAACCTTCGATCAGTGGGTAGCAAAAGTGAAGCAGTCACCAGATGCACTGGCCTCCATGGATGATTTCAAAAAGGTGGCAGCACCAAGCGAAAATAATCCAGTGGCGTACTACTCAAGCGTGAAGCCTGGCCTGTTCAGCGACGTTATTGGGCAGTTTATGACCAGCCACGGTGGAAGCATGGACATGTCTCACGGCGAAGGCCATGAAGGTATGGATATGAGCAACTCCGCTCACGCGGGAGCCGAGGAATAA
- a CDS encoding MFS transporter, protein MNDNKMTPGELRATWGLGSVFSLRMLGMFMVLPVLTTYGMALQGASEALIGLAIGIYGLAQAVFQIPFGLLSDRIGRKPLIVFGLLVFVLGSIIAATTTSIWGVILGRALQGSGAIAAAVMALLSDLTREQNRTKAMAFIGISFGITFAIAMVLGPIITNALGLHALFWLIAALATVGIVITLLVVPSAASHQLNRESGMVKGSIRDVLTNGRLIRLNFGILCLHVLLMSSFVAMPGQFEQAGFPPAEHWKVYLFTMLIAFVTVLPFIIYAEVKRKMKRVFVGCVALMLVAEIVLWGAGNNFWTLVIGVQLFFIGFNLMEAILPSLVSKESPPGYKGTAMGLYSTSQFIGVAIGGSMGGWVFGHIDAQSVFLVGALLAVVWLSVSMTMKEPPYVSSLRITLEHCAADKAELEQKLKAHPGVAAVFIVPEEQSAYVKIDSKVTSRAELEMLIAGHPAGQMA, encoded by the coding sequence ATGAACGACAATAAAATGACGCCGGGCGAGCTGCGTGCCACCTGGGGTCTGGGGAGCGTTTTTTCCCTGAGAATGCTGGGCATGTTTATGGTCCTGCCGGTGCTGACCACCTACGGTATGGCATTGCAAGGTGCCAGCGAGGCGCTGATTGGCCTCGCCATTGGTATTTACGGCCTTGCACAGGCCGTTTTCCAGATCCCCTTCGGCCTGCTTTCCGACCGGATTGGCCGTAAGCCGCTGATCGTGTTTGGCCTGTTAGTCTTCGTGCTGGGCAGCATTATCGCCGCCACCACCACCTCAATCTGGGGGGTGATTCTCGGCCGTGCGCTGCAGGGTTCCGGCGCGATTGCCGCCGCCGTGATGGCGCTGCTTTCCGATCTGACCCGCGAACAGAACCGCACCAAGGCGATGGCGTTTATCGGCATCAGCTTTGGCATCACTTTTGCCATTGCCATGGTGTTGGGCCCGATTATCACCAACGCCCTCGGCCTGCACGCCCTGTTCTGGCTGATTGCGGCGCTGGCAACCGTGGGTATCGTAATCACGCTACTGGTGGTGCCTTCAGCCGCCAGCCACCAGCTGAACCGGGAATCCGGCATGGTGAAAGGCAGCATTCGTGACGTGCTGACCAACGGACGGCTGATCAGGCTGAATTTCGGTATTCTCTGCCTGCACGTGCTGCTGATGTCGAGCTTTGTCGCTATGCCCGGCCAGTTTGAACAGGCTGGCTTCCCGCCGGCCGAGCACTGGAAGGTATATCTGTTCACCATGCTGATCGCCTTCGTCACCGTGCTGCCCTTTATCATCTACGCCGAAGTGAAGCGTAAGATGAAGCGGGTCTTTGTCGGCTGCGTGGCGCTGATGCTGGTGGCGGAAATCGTGCTGTGGGGTGCTGGCAACAACTTCTGGACGCTGGTTATCGGCGTCCAGCTGTTCTTTATCGGCTTTAACCTGATGGAAGCGATCCTGCCGTCACTGGTCAGCAAGGAGTCTCCGCCGGGTTATAAAGGCACGGCGATGGGCCTCTACTCCACCAGCCAGTTTATCGGTGTGGCGATCGGCGGCAGCATGGGCGGCTGGGTGTTTGGTCATATTGATGCGCAGAGCGTGTTCCTGGTCGGTGCCCTGCTGGCCGTTGTCTGGCTGAGTGTCAGCATGACCATGAAAGAGCCACCTTATGTCAGCAGCCTGCGCATTACGCTGGAGCACTGCGCCGCTGATAAAGCAGAACTTGAGCAGAAGCTGAAGGCCCATCCAGGCGTTGCCGCCGTATTTATTGTGCCGGAAGAGCAGAGTGCCTATGTCAAAATCGACAGTAAGGTCACCAGCCGCGCTGAACTTGAGATGCTAATTGCCGGACACCCGGCAGGTCAGATGGCCTGA
- a CDS encoding YajQ family cyclic di-GMP-binding protein — translation MPSFDIVSEIDLQEVLNAVENANRELATRFDFRNVQASFELNQKNETIKVLSESDFQVKQLVDILREKLLKRGIEGAALEIPEEIEHSGKSWSVEAKMKKGIESDVAKKLVKLIKDSKLKVQTQIQGDELRVTGKSRDDLQGVMALVRKGELGQPFQFKNFRD, via the coding sequence ATGCCATCTTTCGATATCGTTTCCGAAATTGATTTGCAGGAAGTGCTCAATGCGGTGGAAAACGCCAACCGTGAACTGGCCACCCGCTTCGATTTCCGCAACGTGCAGGCCAGTTTTGAACTGAACCAGAAGAATGAGACCATCAAGGTGCTCAGTGAGTCTGACTTTCAGGTGAAGCAGCTGGTGGACATTCTGCGTGAGAAGCTGCTCAAGCGCGGGATTGAAGGCGCGGCGCTGGAGATTCCGGAGGAGATCGAGCACAGCGGTAAGAGCTGGAGCGTCGAAGCCAAAATGAAAAAAGGCATTGAAAGCGACGTGGCGAAGAAGCTGGTGAAGCTGATCAAAGACAGCAAGCTGAAGGTACAGACGCAGATTCAGGGCGACGAACTGCGCGTCACCGGCAAATCACGCGACGATCTACAGGGCGTAATGGCGCTGGTGCGCAAAGGCGAGCTGGGGCAACCGTTCCAGTTTAAGAACTTCCGCGACTGA
- the cyoB gene encoding cytochrome o ubiquinol oxidase subunit I yields MLGKLTLEAVPYHEPIIMVTVAGIILGGLALVAALTYFGKWKYLWTEWLTSVDHKKLGIMYIIMAFVMLLRGFADAVMMRTQQVLASAGEAGILPPHHYDQIFTAHGVIMIFFVAMPFVVGLMNIAVPLQIGARDVAYPFLNNLSFWFTAVGVVLVNLSLGVGEFAQTGWLAYPPLSGAEYSPGVGVDYWIWSLQLSGIGTTLTGINFFVTIMKMRAPGMTMFKMPVFTWASLCTNVLIIAAFPVLTVTLALLTLDRYLGFHFFTNDMGGNMMMYVNLIWVWGHPEVYILVLPVFGVFSEIVATFSKKRLFGYTSLVWATVVITILSFIVWLHHFFTMGAGANVNAFFGIMTMIIAIPTGVKIFNWLFTMYQGRIQMHSAMLWTVGFLVTFSVGGMTGVLLAVPGADFVLHNSLFLIAHFHNVIIGGVVFGCFAGVTYWFPKAFGFTLNETWGIRAFWFWIIGFFTAFMPLYVLGFMGMTRRISQDIDPQFHPMLVVAACGAGLIACGVICQAIQFYVSVRDRELNRDLTGDPWGGRTLEWATSSPPPFYNFAIVPEIQERDAFWEMKEKGEAYKKPAHYDEIHMPKNSGAGVVIGFFSLVFGFAAIWHIWWLLGLSFVAMIVSWIVKSFDEDVDYYVPVAEIEKIENQHFDEISKAGLKNVN; encoded by the coding sequence ATGTTAGGAAAATTAACACTGGAAGCAGTGCCGTATCACGAACCGATTATCATGGTTACCGTGGCTGGCATCATCCTGGGTGGCCTGGCACTGGTTGCCGCACTGACTTACTTCGGTAAGTGGAAATATCTGTGGACCGAATGGCTGACGTCAGTCGACCACAAAAAACTCGGTATCATGTACATCATTATGGCTTTCGTCATGCTGCTGCGCGGCTTTGCCGATGCCGTAATGATGCGTACCCAGCAGGTGCTAGCCTCTGCGGGTGAAGCGGGCATTCTACCACCGCACCACTACGACCAGATCTTCACCGCCCATGGCGTGATCATGATCTTCTTCGTAGCGATGCCGTTCGTGGTTGGTCTGATGAACATTGCTGTTCCTCTGCAGATCGGCGCGCGCGACGTGGCCTACCCGTTCCTGAACAACCTGAGCTTCTGGTTCACCGCGGTCGGTGTGGTTCTGGTTAACCTGTCACTGGGTGTGGGCGAGTTCGCACAGACCGGCTGGCTGGCTTATCCGCCACTCTCGGGAGCGGAATACAGTCCGGGGGTCGGTGTTGACTACTGGATATGGAGTCTACAGCTCTCCGGTATTGGTACGACCCTGACCGGTATCAACTTCTTCGTGACCATCATGAAGATGCGTGCGCCGGGCATGACCATGTTCAAAATGCCGGTGTTTACCTGGGCTTCCCTGTGTACCAACGTGCTGATCATCGCCGCGTTCCCGGTTCTCACCGTGACCCTGGCTCTGCTGACCCTTGACCGTTATCTTGGTTTCCATTTCTTTACCAATGATATGGGCGGCAACATGATGATGTACGTGAACCTGATTTGGGTTTGGGGACATCCGGAAGTGTACATCCTGGTTCTGCCGGTCTTCGGTGTGTTCTCAGAGATTGTTGCAACCTTCTCGAAAAAACGTCTGTTTGGTTACACCTCTCTGGTGTGGGCAACGGTGGTAATTACCATCCTGTCCTTCATCGTATGGCTGCACCACTTCTTCACCATGGGTGCTGGCGCCAACGTTAACGCCTTCTTCGGTATTATGACGATGATTATCGCCATTCCTACCGGGGTGAAAATCTTTAACTGGCTGTTCACCATGTATCAGGGCCGCATTCAGATGCACTCTGCGATGCTGTGGACCGTTGGCTTCCTGGTCACCTTCTCTGTAGGTGGTATGACCGGGGTGCTGCTGGCCGTACCAGGTGCGGACTTCGTTCTGCATAACAGTCTTTTCCTGATTGCCCACTTCCATAACGTGATTATCGGTGGTGTGGTGTTCGGTTGCTTCGCTGGTGTGACCTACTGGTTCCCGAAAGCGTTCGGCTTCACGCTGAATGAAACCTGGGGTATCCGTGCGTTCTGGTTCTGGATTATCGGCTTCTTCACTGCCTTTATGCCGCTGTACGTGCTGGGCTTCATGGGTATGACCCGTCGTATCAGCCAGGATATCGATCCGCAGTTCCACCCGATGCTGGTTGTCGCAGCCTGTGGTGCTGGTCTGATCGCCTGTGGCGTTATCTGCCAGGCCATTCAGTTCTACGTCTCCGTACGTGACCGTGAACTGAACCGTGACCTGACCGGTGACCCGTGGGGCGGCCGTACGCTGGAGTGGGCAACCTCTTCACCACCGCCGTTCTATAACTTTGCTATTGTCCCTGAAATCCAGGAACGTGATGCGTTCTGGGAAATGAAAGAGAAAGGCGAAGCGTACAAGAAACCTGCGCATTATGACGAAATTCATATGCCTAAGAACAGCGGTGCCGGTGTGGTTATTGGCTTCTTCTCGCTGGTATTTGGTTTCGCTGCGATCTGGCATATCTGGTGGCTGCTCGGTCTGTCCTTCGTGGCCATGATCGTATCCTGGATCGTTAAGAGCTTTGACGAAGACGTGGATTACTACGTTCCTGTTGCCGAGATCGAAAAAATCGAGAATCAGCACTTTGACGAAATTAGCAAAGCAGGCCTGAAAAATGTCAACTGA
- the ampG gene encoding muropeptide MFS transporter AmpG translates to MPSHYLHIFTRRNSALLLLLGFASGLPLALTSGTLQAWMAVENIDIKTIGFFSLVGQAYVFKFLWSPLMDRYTPPFLGRRRGWLLITQLLLIVGIALMGFMQPSRDLTLLAALAVLVAFCSASQDIVFDAWKTDVLPAEERGSGAAISVLGYRLAMLVSGGLALWLADRFLGWQAIWWLMAAMMVPGVIATLLAKEPDDRIERPRTLEAAVVAPLRDFFNRNNAWLILSLIVLYKLGDAFAASLTTIFLIRGVGFDAGDVGLVNKTLGLVATIIGALAGGLLMQRLSLFRALMLFGLLQAVSNLGYWILAVTDRHLYSMAAAVTVENLCGGMGTAAFVALLMTLCNRSFSATQFALLSALSAVGRVYVGPVAGWFVAGWGWPTFYAFSVIAALPGLLLLAACRSTLEQAASGNAFQPRTSFAAGYRWATRGLALGCLLLAIWLVLLALGASGVLAADALSSLLFEAGIVLLLAAIVAGTVMDYRAQKTVPQQPQS, encoded by the coding sequence ATGCCCAGCCATTATCTGCACATCTTTACCCGGCGTAACTCCGCCCTGCTTCTGTTACTGGGTTTTGCTTCCGGCCTGCCGCTGGCGCTCACCTCCGGCACCCTACAGGCATGGATGGCCGTCGAAAATATCGATATCAAAACCATCGGTTTCTTCTCTCTGGTAGGCCAGGCCTACGTCTTTAAGTTTCTCTGGTCACCGTTGATGGATCGCTATACGCCGCCGTTTCTTGGGCGTCGTCGTGGCTGGCTGCTGATCACCCAGCTGCTGTTAATCGTCGGTATTGCACTGATGGGCTTTATGCAGCCCTCTCGTGATTTAACGCTGCTGGCCGCGCTGGCGGTGCTGGTCGCGTTCTGCTCTGCCTCACAGGATATTGTTTTCGATGCCTGGAAAACCGACGTGTTGCCGGCGGAAGAACGCGGCAGCGGTGCGGCGATCAGCGTGCTGGGCTATCGCCTGGCGATGCTGGTCTCCGGTGGCCTGGCGCTGTGGCTGGCGGACCGCTTCCTCGGCTGGCAGGCAATCTGGTGGCTGATGGCCGCGATGATGGTGCCCGGCGTGATCGCCACCCTGCTGGCGAAAGAACCCGATGACAGGATTGAGCGTCCGCGCACGCTTGAGGCGGCAGTGGTCGCGCCGCTGCGCGATTTCTTTAACCGCAACAACGCCTGGCTGATCCTGTCGCTGATTGTGCTGTATAAACTCGGCGATGCCTTTGCCGCCAGCCTGACCACCATTTTCCTGATCCGGGGCGTGGGCTTCGATGCCGGCGACGTGGGCCTGGTTAATAAAACGCTGGGGCTGGTGGCGACCATTATCGGCGCGCTGGCCGGCGGCCTGTTGATGCAGCGGCTGAGCCTGTTCCGTGCGTTAATGCTGTTTGGCCTGTTGCAGGCCGTCTCTAACCTCGGTTACTGGATACTGGCCGTTACCGACAGGCATCTGTACAGCATGGCAGCAGCGGTGACGGTAGAAAACCTGTGCGGCGGCATGGGCACCGCGGCGTTTGTCGCCCTGCTGATGACCTTGTGCAACCGCTCTTTCTCTGCCACACAGTTTGCGCTGCTTTCGGCGCTGTCAGCGGTGGGCCGCGTCTACGTTGGCCCGGTGGCAGGCTGGTTTGTGGCCGGCTGGGGCTGGCCGACATTTTATGCTTTCTCGGTGATCGCCGCCCTGCCAGGGTTGCTGCTGCTCGCCGCCTGCCGCTCAACGCTGGAACAGGCGGCGAGCGGTAACGCCTTTCAGCCGCGGACGTCGTTTGCTGCCGGTTACCGTTGGGCCACCCGCGGGCTGGCGCTGGGCTGTCTGCTGCTGGCCATCTGGCTGGTGCTGTTGGCACTTGGGGCGTCTGGCGTACTGGCGGCTGATGCTCTCAGTTCGCTGCTGTTTGAAGCGGGTATCGTCCTGTTGCTGGCCGCCATTGTTGCGGGAACGGTAATGGATTACCGGGCGCAAAAAACGGTGCCACAGCAGCCTCAGTCCTGA